The Anaeromyxobacter sp. Fw109-5 genomic interval TCGTCGTCGTCGAACACGATCCACGGCCCCACGAGCCCCTCGAGGTAGAGCCGGTCCATCCGGATGCGCAGCTTCACGTCGATGGGGACGCCGACGCGCGTCGGCTCCGAGAGCAGCATCGCGCCGAACCGCGCGCCCACCGACAGGTGCCGCGCGAGCGGCTTCGCGACGGCCAGGGTGAGCTGGAACTCGCCGATCTCCGGATCGAGCAGGTAGTCCGCGCCGAGCCCGATCGCGGCGGAGGCGTCCGCCGGCCGCGCCCAGGCGAGCGCGGCGGCGATGGCGAGCGAGGCGACGGTGGCGCGGGCGGCGTGCATGTCGGAGGCTCCTTCCAGGCGAGGGGGGAGGCGGACGGGAGGCCGCCATCCTACGCATCGAGCGCCCGCCGGAAAGGCCACGGTGTCAGCGCTTCCGTGCCGATGTGCGATGTACCGCACGGGTCGCGACGGGCACGGGTCCGTGCTACGGTGCCCCCCCAACCCGGGAGCCTCGATGCCCTCTGCCCGCCGCCTCGCCGTCGCAGCCCTTCTCCTCACCCTCGCCGCCCCGGCGCTCGCGGCGGACCCCGCGCCCCCGGCGAAGCCCGCCGAGAGCAAGCCGGCCGCCGCCGCCGCGGTCAAGCCGGGCGCGAGCGATCTCGCGCGCGTGCTCATGCCGAAGAAGACCTGGGACGACGGGCTCGCCGCCCTCGCGAAGAACGTCCAGGCGCAGATGACGATGCACCCTGGTGGCTCGAAGCTCCAGGTCCCGGCCGATCTGAACAAGCAGATCCGCACCGAGCTCGACCAGGCGCTGCCCTACGAGGCGCTGCTCGACATGCACGCCCAGGAGCTCTCGGCCGCGTACACCGAGCCGGAGCTGAAGGACCTGCTCGCCTTCTACAAGACCCCGGTCGGCCAGAAGTCGCTCACGACGATGGGCACCGTCTCCGAGAAGGTCTCGATGCGGACGCAGGAGCGCATCGAGAGCAAGATGCCGGACATCATGAAGAAGGTCGGCAGCTCGGTGAAGGCGCCCGCGGGGAAGAAGGCGCCGGCGGGACACGGCGCGCCCGCGGCGAGCTCGAAGCCCGCGGCGAAGCCGGCCTCGCCGGCGAAGTAGCGAGCGGCCTCCGCCCGATGGGCTCGAGCGCCGGCGCGAGCCCGCCGGGCGCCGCGCGACGAGGAGCTCGATGACCTCCGTTTCTTCGCCCGGCACCGGCCTCGCCGGCCTCGACGCCGTGCTCCGCGGCCTCCGCGAGGGCGACAACGTCGTCTGGCAGATCGAGTCGGTCGAGGACGACTACGCGCCCGTCGTGGCGCCGTTCGTCCGCGCCGCGCGCGCGGCCGGGCGGCGCGTCGTGTACCACCGCTTCGCCCGTCACCCGGCGCTGGTCGCCCAGGGCGCAGGGGTCGAGCTGGACGCGCTCGACCCGTCGATGGGCTTCGAGAGCTTCACCGCCGCGATCCACGCCTCCGTGGAGCGCGCCGGCGCCGGCGCCTGCCACGTCTTCGACTGCCTCTCCGAGCTCGCGGGCGACTGGTGCAGCGACCTGATGCTCGGGAACTTCTTCCGGGTCACCTGCCCGTACCTGTTCCAGCTCGACACCATCGCCTACTTCGCGGTGCTCCGCGACGGCCACTCCCTCGAGGCGGTGCACGCCATCCGGAGCACGACCCAGCTCCTCGTGGACGTCTTCCGCCAGGGGCTCACGCGGTACGTCCACCCCCTCAAGGTCGAGGGGCGCCACTCGCCCACCATGTACCTCCCGCACGCGTGGGAGGGCGACCTGTTCCGGCCGCTCACCGAGAGCGCGGTGCTCGCGGAGGCGCTCGCCGACGCCTCGGCGGGCCGGCTCGATCCCGCCGCGCGGCTCGACGTGTGGGACCGCCGCTTCATCGAGGCGCGCGAGATCCAGGAGGCGGTGCGCGCCGGCGCCCGTCCGTGGAGCGACGAGCGAGACGCCTTCCGCGCGCTCGTGCGGATGATGCTCACGCGAGACGACCGGCTCGTCGAGCTCGCGGAGCGCTACCTCGAGCTCAACGACCTGCTCGCCATCCGGCGCCGCATGATCGGGACCGGGCTCGTGGGCGGGAAGGCGGCGGGCATGCTGGTCGCCCGGGCGGTGCTCGAGGTGACGGAGCCCGCCTGGCGGCACCGCTTCGAGCCGCACGACTCCTGGTACATCGGCTCCGACGTCTTCTACACGTACCTCGTGCAGAACGGCGCCTGGCACGCCCGCCGCGGGCAGCGGAGCCGCGACTCCTTCCTCGAGGGCGCGGCGCAGGCCCGCGAGCGGCTCCAGGCGGGCGCCTTCCCGCCCTTCGTCCTGCACCAGTGCGTCGCGATGCTCGACTACTACGGGCAGTCGCCGATCATCGTGCGGTCGAGCAGCCTGCTCGAGGACGGGTTCGGCAACGCCTTCACCGGCAAGTACGAGAGCGTCTTCTGCCCGAACCAGGGCGCGCCCGAGGAGCGGCTCGAGGCCCTCCTCGCCGCGGTGCGGACCGTCTACGCGAGCGCCATGAGCGAGGCGGCGCTGCGCTACCGCGACGATCGCGGGCTGCTCGATCGCGACGAGCAGATGGCGATCCTCGTGCAGCGCGTCTCCGGCGCGGTGCACGGGCGCTTCTTCTACCCGCAGGCGGCGGGCGTCGCGCTCTCCTACAACCCGTACGTCTGGAACCACGCCATCGACCCGGACGCCGGGGTGGCCCGGCTCGTGTTCGGCATGGGCACGCGGGCGGTGGACCGCTCGGACGACGACTACACGAGGATCATCGCGCTCAACGCGCCGCAGCTCCGGCCCGAGCACAGCCTGGACGAGGTCACCGAGTACGCGCAGCGCCGGGTGGACGTGCTGGACCTCGAGGCGAACCGCTTCACCTCGGCGCCCATCGACGAGGTCGTGGCCGAGAGCCCGAACCTGCCCATCGACCTGTTCGCCACGCGGCGCCGCGGGGCGGGCGGCGGCTGGGTCCTCACCTTCGAGAAGCTGCTCTGGGCCACGCCGCTCGTGGACGAGCTGCGCCAGCTCCTCGCGACGCTGCGCGAGGGCTACCGCTACCCGGTGGACGTCGAGTTCACCGCGAACTTCCTGGCCGGCGGGGACTTCCGGTTGAACCTCGTCCAGTGCCGCCCGCTCCAGGTGAAGGAGGGCGGGATCGTCCCGCCGCCGCCGGACGGGTTGCCCGACGAGGACCTCCTGGCGGCGAGCCGGGGACCCGTCGTGGGCCAGAGCACGAGCGCGCGCGTGGACCGGGTGATCTTCGTGGACCCCGACGCGTACGCCACGCTCTCCACCCAGGACCGCCACGAGGTGGCGCGCGTGATCGGGCGCGCGACGCGGGCGGACGAGGCGGGGCGGCGGGTGCTCCTGCTCGGCCCGGGCCGCTGGGGGACGACCACCCCTTCACTGGGAGTTCCGGTTTCGTTCGCGGAGATCCGCCGCGTGGCGGCCCTGGGAGAGGTGATGCGGCTCGGCGACGTCATCCCCGACGTCTCGCTCGGCTCGCACTTCTTCAACGATCTCGTGGAGTCGGGGATGCTGTACGTCGCATTCTATCCCACCCACCCCGGCCATCGGCTCGACGAGGCGCGCCTGCGGGCGGCGCCGAACCAGCTCTCGCGCCTGCTGCCCGACGACGCGCGCCTCGCGCAGGTCGTGCGCGTGGTGGACTTCCCGCTCCCGGGCGACGGGCGCGCGCTGTGGCTGCACGCGGACTGCGTTCGACAGGAGGTGATGTGCTACCTCCGCGCCGCCCGGGAATGACGCCGCGTCGTGGGACGCCCGCCGCGGCGCGCCCCGCTTCTAGAGAGCGGCCCTGATCCACTACACTCCGCGGGACCCCGAGACGGCGCGCTGCGCGCCCGGTCGCGGCGGTTCGAGGTCGGCGTGAGCGAGCAGCCTCCATCCGAAGGGCCACGACGGCGCCGCCGCCTCGATCGGAGGGGGCTGCTCACCTGGCTCTTCCCGGAGCTCCGGCTCGACGGCACGCCCTGGCGGGCGCAGTGGCGCGGACACGAGGACCGGCTCATCGTCCTCTCCGGCCGCATCGCGCTCGCGACCTCCATCGTCGGCCAGGTGCTGCACCACTTCGTCGTGGACGTCCCGCTGCGGCTGGAGCCCGCCGGCCGGTGGGCGGCGTACCGCTTCGGCAGCTCGGCGCTGTACGCGCTCCTCCTCCTCGCCACCCTCCTGCCCAGGCTGCAGCGCGGGGCGCTGGCGCGCCTCCCCCTCTTCGTCCTCGCGGTCGTGGTCAGCTCGCTGCAGGCGCTGACGGTCGTGTGGCTCCCGAGCGTCTCGTACCTCTACGCGTTCGTGTTCAGCGTGGTGGGCGTGCTCCTGCTGCGCCAGCCGGTGCCGAGCGCGATCGCGACGCTCTCGTTCTTCGCGGCCTGCCAGTGGGCGGTCGCGTGGCGCCACACCGACATCCACCCGTCGCGGCTGGTGAGCGTCTTCACCCTCGCGGTCGGGCTCGTCATCCTGTTCCGCGCGCGGATGACCACGGACGTGCGCGCGTTCCTCACGTCCCGGCGCGAGCGGCAGACGCAGCAGCGCCTCCTGGAGACGCAGGTCGAGCTCGATCGCGTGAAGACCAACTTCTTCACGAACGTCTCCCACGAGCTGCGGACGCCGCTGACGCTCATCCTCGCCCCGCTCGAGACGATGATCTCCGGCGAGCGGGCGGTCCCCGCCGACCTGCGCGCGGACCTCGAGCTCATGCTGCGCAACGCGCAGCGCCTGCTCCGCCAGATCAACACCCTGCTCGACCTCTCGCGCCTCGACGCGAAGCACGAGTTCCTGAGGCTGGAGGAGCTCGACGCCGTCGAGCTGGTGGGGTCGCTCGTGGAGAGCGGGAGGCCGCTCGCCGCGCAGCGCCACGTCGCCCTGGCCTTCGCCGTCGAGGGCCGCGTGCCGCCGTTCCCGGTGGACCGGGACAAGCTCGAGAAGATCGTCCTCAACCTCCTCTCGAACGCGATCCGCTTCACCGACGGGACCGAGGCCCGCCCCGGCGCCGTGACCGTGCGCTGCTCCCTGCGGGTGGACCGCTTCGTCTGCTCGGTCGAGGACACGGGCATCGGGATCCCCGACGACGAGATCGAGCGGGTGTTCGACCGCTTCCACCAGGTGCAGCGCCCCGCCACGCGCGGCCGCGGCGGCAGCGGCATCGGCCTCGCCCTCGTGCGGCAGCTGGCCGAGTTCCACATGGGCTCGGTGAGCGTCCGCAGCCGGGTCGGCGAGGGGTCCTGCTTCACGGTGGAGCTCCCCATCGATCGGGCGGTCTACCCGCCGGAGCGGCTCGACCGGCGGCAGGAGCAGGTCTCGGTCCCGGTGGAGCGGCGGCGCTCGCGGCCCGGCCCGGCCGAGCTGCACCTCGCGGGCGCCCGCCTCCCTCCGCGCCCGGTGCGGATCACCCCCACGCCGTCCACGCGCGCGGCGGCGGCGGCGAAGCCCCTCGTGCTCGTGGTGGACGACAACCGCGAGATGCTCGAGTTCGTCGCGGGGCAGCTCGCGGACGAGTTCCGCGTCCGGCTCGCCGAGCGCGCCGAGGAGGCGCTCCGGATGGCGGCGCTCGAGGCGCCGGCGCTGGTGGTGAGCGATCTCATGATGCCGGACCGCTCCGGGACGGACCTGCTGCGCGATCTGCGCCGCGACCCGCGGCTGCGCGGCGTCCCGGTGATCCTCGTCACCGCCAAGGCCGACCTGCAGAGCAAGATCGAGAACCTGCAGCAGGGCGCCGACGACTACCTCGCGAAGCCCTTCAGCGTGGCGGAGCTGCGCGCGCGCATCCGCTCGCTCCTGGAGCGGCGCAAGCTCGCCGTCGAGCTCGCCGAGAAGAACGAGTACCTCGCGAAGCTCAACTTCGATCTCGTCCTCTCCAAGCGGCAGGTGTTCCTGGAGACGATGGAGGCCTTCGCCGTCGCGGTCGAGGCGAAGGACCCGTACACGCACGGCCACTCGCGCCGCGTGTCGCTGCTCTCCGAGAGCGTCGCGCACGAGCTCGGCGTCTCCGACGCCGACCGCGAGACGATCCGGATCGCCGGCATCCTCCACGACGTCGGCAAGATCGGCACCCCCGAGGCGGTGCTGGTGAAGCCGGGCAAGGTCACCTCCGCGGAGTACGAGATCTTCAAGCGACACGCGCAGATGGGCTGGCGGATCGTGTCGGCGGTGAAGGAGCTCGACGGCGTCGCCCGGGCGATCCTCCACCACCACGAGCGCTTCGACGGCGCCGGCTATCCCCACGGGCTGGCCGGGCAGGAGATCCCGGCGCTGTCGCGGGTGCTCGCGGTGTGCGACGCCTACGACGCGATGACGAGCGACCGGCCGTACCGTGCCGGCATCGAGCACCGCCTCGCCCTCGACGAGCTCCTGCGCTGCAGCGGCACCCAGTTCGATCCCGAGTGCGTGCAGGCGTTCCTGCGGCTCTACGAGGAGGCCGCGCCCCGGTTCCCCGAGTTCCCCTCGGCCCTGCGCGAGCTCGCGACGTCCCGCGACTGCCTCCCGGGCGAGGGCCGCTGAGCGGCCGGGCGTCGATCGACCGCGCCGGCTCCGGCCGGCCCGCCGCTCACCCGCGGTCGCGCGGCAGCGGGAGGCGCGGCACGAACATGCCCACCCGCGCCGCGTACTCCTGGTGGGCCTGCGCCAGCGCGCTCGCGGCGAAGCCTCGCTCCTCCCGCGTCGCGGCGCGCCAGTAGGTGAGCGCGCCGAGCGCGATGGGAGCGAGGAGCCAGGGGTTCCCGGCGGCGACGAGCCCCCCGGCGAACGCGAGCAGGTAGCTCGCGTAGAACGGGTGGCGCACCAGGGCGTAGGGGCCGCGCGTCTGGAGGTGCTCGGGGACGTGCGCGGCGAAGGCGAGGAGGAGCGGCCGCTCTCGGTTGACCCGCGCCGCCCAGAAGAAGAGCCCGAGCGAGGCGCCGAGCAGCGCGAGCGCGCCGGCGAGCCGCGCGGGCGGGACGGGACCGGCCGCGATCGCGGCGGCCTCGGAGGCGAGGACGAGGCCTGAGACGAGCGACGCCCGGTAGCGGTGGGGGCCTTCGGGGCGACGGAACACGCGGCGCACTCCGCCGAGGAAGGTGGCGGCGACCCCCGCGAGCGCGGCGAGCGCGACGAGGCGCAGATCGCTCATCGGCGCCACCCCCGCGCGCCCTTGCGGCGCACGTGGAAGGCCGCGGCGGCGCGGGCGAGCGGGCCGAAGAGCCGCCACACCGCGACGCGCGCCTCGAGCAGCCTGCTCTCCGGCGCCACGCCGCAGAGGCGCGAGAACGACCAGAGCTCCCAGCCGCCCATCAGGTTCCAGACCACGGGGTTCACGTGCTTGCCCGACACCACCCGCGCGACCTCGGCCATCATGAGGTGGTGCTCGAGCCTCATGGTCGGGTGGACGTAGGACGCGCCGAGGGGACGGAAGCCGACCCGGCCGTACGCCTTCACGAGCTCGTCCGTGCAGCTCATCACCGCGTACCGCCGCCCCGACTGCAGCGTGGTGAGCGCGCAGTGCTTCACGAGCGTGTAGAAGAGATCGCTGCCGCGGAACTCGGGGTGCGTGCAGAACTTGGAGAGCTCGACGATCTCGTCGTGGGGCGGGGTCCCGGGCGGCAGCGTGACGTAGTCCTGGTGCTTGAGCGGCGAGTCCGGCGTGGGCGGGAACAGGAGCCGGACCGTCGCGACGATGCGGCCACGGTACTTCGCGACGAGGATGCGCGAGCGCGCGTCGAGGGCGTCCGCCATCTGCTCGTCGGTGGCCTCCGGCCCCGCCTTGCCCGCGTGCACGTACGCGAGGCGGCGAAGCGCGAGCACCTCCCGGTACTCCTCCTCGCTGCGGACGGCGCCGAAGTCCATGGCGCGGCTGGAGGAGCGGACGTGGAACCCGGTCTCGCGCAGCTGCTGCACGCTCGCGCCCGGGCCGAACTGCAGCAGGTACTGCCCGACGAGCTCGCGCGCCCCGGGCTCCTCGACGGACCAGGTCACTCCCAGCGCCAGGCTGCGCTTCGCGCCGTGCTGCGCGACCCGCGCGTGGACCACCTGGAAGCGGACCTCGGCCTGGCCCATGGTCGGGAAGGTGCAGGTGCCGCTGAACTCGACCCCGGGGATGAGGAACTTGTTCCGCAGGCTGGTGACGAGCTGCATCCCGTCCCGCGAGATGTCGACGATCCGGAAGTGGATGCGGTCGTCGTAGCGGACCGCGCTCGCCGCCACGCCCGTGGGGAGCCACTCGCGCTCGCAGGGAAACCGGGAGGCCCCGCGCTTCTCTTCGGGCGAGGGCTCCGGGTCCGCCGGCTCCGACCAGCGCACGGCCAGGATCTCCCGCCCGCGGTCGGAGCGGAGCGCGGCCACGCGGAGCGCGGCGAACGTGGTGGTGCTCGCGCCCACCCGCAGCGTCACGTCCAATTCGTCGCCGGGGGCGACCGTCCCGAGGGCAGGGCTGCGCACCAGCTCCACGCCGAGCGGAGACAGCCGCCAGACCTGCGCGGCCAGCTCGCCTGCCCGGCCCGCCACGCGGACCTGCGCCGAGATCGGGTCACCCGGCCGGACGTCAGCCGGCGAGATGGCGCCGTGGACCGGATCGCGCGCGGCGAGCGGGTGCACACGCGCCGTCGCGCCCTCGAGTCCGTCGAACCGGCCTCTCGGCAGCTCCGGCGCCGAGCGAGGGGGGTGGTAGAGCGGGGTGTTCAGCGATCGCATCTGTCTCCATCTCCAGGCCCCCCGGCCTCCCGCACTCGCGGGACACGCTAAGGTAGCAGAGCGGTCCCCTACGGGTCACATTTCACGTACCGTAGTGGGTGCACGCACATGTTGACGCCGGTCACGGATCGGAGGTCCAGATGGGCGCCGATTGCTCCTGAAATCGCTGCCGTTGCACAGGGTTACACCGGACTCCCGCCGCACTTTTTCCGGGCGGTGAAGCGGCTTCGCGGCTAAGGGCACCCGAGCGGCTGCGGCGGAAAACCGCACGCTGCCGCCCCCCACGCTCTCGATACCCCGACTCGGAGGCCCACCGTGAAGATCCTCGTCGCCGACGCTTTCCCGACCGAGCGCCTCGCCGACTTCCAGGCGCTCGGGCTCGAGGTCGCGCATCGCCCCGACGTCGCCGTGCAGGAGCTCGCCGCGGCCGCCCGCGACGCGGCGATCCTCGTGGTCCGCTCGAAGCAGGTGCAGGCGGACGTCTTCGACGCCGCGCCCGGCCTCTCCCTCGTGGTCAGGGCCGGCGCCGGCGTGAACACCATCGACGTGGCGGCGGCGTCGCGGCGGGGCGTCTACGTCGCGAACTGCCCGGGCCAGAACTCCATCGCGGTGGCGGAGCTCGCCATCGGCCTCGTGGTGGCGCTCGACCGGCGCATCCCCGACAACGTCGCGCTCCTGCGCGCCGGCAAGTGGGACAAGAAGACGTTCTCCGAGGCGCAGGGGCTCTACGGGCGCACGCTGGGCGTCGCCGGCGTCGGGTCCATCGGCCGCGAGGTGGCGCGGCGCGCGCAGGCGCTCGGGATGCGCGTCGTGGCCTGGTCGCGCTCGCTCGACGACCGCCAGGCGAAGCTGCTCGGCGTGGAGCGGGCTCCCGACCTGGCCGCGCTGGCGCGCGAGTCCGACTTCCTCTCCCTGCACCTCGCGCTCTCGAAGGAGACGCGGGGCATCGTCTCGCGCGAGGTGCTCGAGGCGCTGAGGCCCGGCGCCGCCCTCGTGAACACGGCGCGCGCCGAGATCGTGGACCAGGCGGCGCTCCTCGAGCTCGCGCGGGCAGGCCGGCTCCGGGTCGGCACGGACGTGTTCGCCGGCGAGCCCGAGAAGGGCAAGGCGGAGTTCGACAGCGAGCTCGCGAAGCTGCCGAACGTGTACGGCACGCACCACATCGGCGCGTCGACCGCCCAGGCGCAGGACGCCATCGCCCGCGAGACCGTGCGGATCGTCGAGGCGTTCGTGAAGAGCGGCGAGGTGCCGAGCTGCGTGAACGTGGCGCGGAAGACGCCCGCGCGCGCCCGGCTGGTCGTGCGCCACCTCGACAAGGTCGGGGTCCTCGCCAACGTGCTCGGCGCGATCCGCGAGGCGGGCATCAACGTCGAGGGGGTCGAGAACACGATCTTCGAGCACCACCAGGCGGCGTCGTGCACCATCGACCTCGACGAGCGCCCGCCGGCGCCCCTCCTCGAGCACCTGCGGACTCGCGTGGGGGACGTGCTCTTCGTGGGCTCCTTCGACCTGTGAGCGGCCCTCGGCGCGGGGACGTCCGCGGGGCGGCGCGGCGCGCTTGCCCGCCCCGCTCCGCGCGACTAGAACGCTGCGTCACCTCGAGCCGGAGCCCTCGGATGAACCACGCGCGCGCCGCCTTCCTCGCCGTCCTCCTCGCCTCCTCCTCCGCGGGCTGCGCCACCCGCGGCGGCGCCCCCGGCGCGATCCGGCCAGGCGCGCCGGGGCGCGCGGCGCTGAACCGCGCCTCCCTCGAGCTCGCCTATCCCCTCTTCTGGAGCGAGGACCGCGACGGGGACGGCGTCCTCGATCCCGAGGAGCTCGCCGTGGTGTGGGGCCTCGATCCGCGCCCGCGCGAGCACTGGGTGACGAAGGACGGCAGCTTCACCCACGCCTTCCTCGAGGCGTGGGACCGCGTCCGGGCCCGCGCCGCCGCTCCGCCCGCGCCGGAGGACGCGCGCCAGAGGGCGCTCGCGAAGGAGCTGGCGCAGAGCTACTTCACCGTCCTCGAGAGCGACTTCACGCCCGCGCCGGAGGAGGAGCGCGCGCTCGTGCGACACGTGCTCGAGGCGGCCCGGCTCGTCGAGCGGCTCCACGCGAGGCAGCTCGGGACGTACGGGATGGAGGCGCGGATCCCGCCCGCCGACGGCCGCTCGCGGCTGGTCTTCTTCCTGAACCAGGGCCCCTGGTGCAGCGGCCCCGCCACCGAGAAGGACCCCGCCTGCAGCGCGATCGCGCCCACCCCCGCGCGAATCTCCGGCCTCTACCCTCCCGAGCTCCAGACCGGCGCCGGGTTCTGCGACGCCCTCGCGAACGGCGCGCGGGGCGGCGAGCTCGCGCGGCCGTTCTCGCTCGTGTCGCGCGACGGGGCGGGCGACCTCGTGCCCGTCCCGTACCACGTCGCCTATCGCGAGGACATGGAGGCGATCGCGCGGGAGCTGGAGGCGGCGGGCGCCGCCCTCCGCGATCCCGGCGAGGCGGCGCTGCGGGCGTACCTCGCGGCCGCGGCCCGCGCCTTCCGCACCGGCGACTGGGCCGCCGCCGACGAGGCGTGGGCGCGCATGGACGCGGAGAGCTCGCGCTTCTACCTGCGCGTGGCGCCGGACGAGGTGTACTTCGAGCCGTGCAACCAGAAGGCCGGCTTCCAGCTGAGCTTCGCCCGCATCGACCGCGCCTCGCTCGAGTGGCAGCGCCGGCTCGACCCGGTGAAGGGGGAGATGGAGCAGGCCCTCGCGGCGCTGGCGGGGCCGCCCTACGCCGCGCGCGCCGTGTCCTTCCACCTCCCGGACTTCATCGAGATCGTCGTGAACGCCGGCGACGCCCGCGCGGCCCGCGGCGCCACCATCGGCCAGTCGCTGCCGAACTGGGGCGCGGTGGCGAACGAGGGCCGCGGCCGCACCGTCGCGATGACGAACTTCTA includes:
- a CDS encoding DUF2059 domain-containing protein, with the protein product MPSARRLAVAALLLTLAAPALAADPAPPAKPAESKPAAAAAVKPGASDLARVLMPKKTWDDGLAALAKNVQAQMTMHPGGSKLQVPADLNKQIRTELDQALPYEALLDMHAQELSAAYTEPELKDLLAFYKTPVGQKSLTTMGTVSEKVSMRTQERIESKMPDIMKKVGSSVKAPAGKKAPAGHGAPAASSKPAAKPASPAK
- a CDS encoding PEP/pyruvate-binding domain-containing protein, which codes for MTSVSSPGTGLAGLDAVLRGLREGDNVVWQIESVEDDYAPVVAPFVRAARAAGRRVVYHRFARHPALVAQGAGVELDALDPSMGFESFTAAIHASVERAGAGACHVFDCLSELAGDWCSDLMLGNFFRVTCPYLFQLDTIAYFAVLRDGHSLEAVHAIRSTTQLLVDVFRQGLTRYVHPLKVEGRHSPTMYLPHAWEGDLFRPLTESAVLAEALADASAGRLDPAARLDVWDRRFIEAREIQEAVRAGARPWSDERDAFRALVRMMLTRDDRLVELAERYLELNDLLAIRRRMIGTGLVGGKAAGMLVARAVLEVTEPAWRHRFEPHDSWYIGSDVFYTYLVQNGAWHARRGQRSRDSFLEGAAQARERLQAGAFPPFVLHQCVAMLDYYGQSPIIVRSSSLLEDGFGNAFTGKYESVFCPNQGAPEERLEALLAAVRTVYASAMSEAALRYRDDRGLLDRDEQMAILVQRVSGAVHGRFFYPQAAGVALSYNPYVWNHAIDPDAGVARLVFGMGTRAVDRSDDDYTRIIALNAPQLRPEHSLDEVTEYAQRRVDVLDLEANRFTSAPIDEVVAESPNLPIDLFATRRRGAGGGWVLTFEKLLWATPLVDELRQLLATLREGYRYPVDVEFTANFLAGGDFRLNLVQCRPLQVKEGGIVPPPPDGLPDEDLLAASRGPVVGQSTSARVDRVIFVDPDAYATLSTQDRHEVARVIGRATRADEAGRRVLLLGPGRWGTTTPSLGVPVSFAEIRRVAALGEVMRLGDVIPDVSLGSHFFNDLVESGMLYVAFYPTHPGHRLDEARLRAAPNQLSRLLPDDARLAQVVRVVDFPLPGDGRALWLHADCVRQEVMCYLRAARE
- a CDS encoding HD domain-containing phosphohydrolase, giving the protein MSEQPPSEGPRRRRRLDRRGLLTWLFPELRLDGTPWRAQWRGHEDRLIVLSGRIALATSIVGQVLHHFVVDVPLRLEPAGRWAAYRFGSSALYALLLLATLLPRLQRGALARLPLFVLAVVVSSLQALTVVWLPSVSYLYAFVFSVVGVLLLRQPVPSAIATLSFFAACQWAVAWRHTDIHPSRLVSVFTLAVGLVILFRARMTTDVRAFLTSRRERQTQQRLLETQVELDRVKTNFFTNVSHELRTPLTLILAPLETMISGERAVPADLRADLELMLRNAQRLLRQINTLLDLSRLDAKHEFLRLEELDAVELVGSLVESGRPLAAQRHVALAFAVEGRVPPFPVDRDKLEKIVLNLLSNAIRFTDGTEARPGAVTVRCSLRVDRFVCSVEDTGIGIPDDEIERVFDRFHQVQRPATRGRGGSGIGLALVRQLAEFHMGSVSVRSRVGEGSCFTVELPIDRAVYPPERLDRRQEQVSVPVERRRSRPGPAELHLAGARLPPRPVRITPTPSTRAAAAAKPLVLVVDDNREMLEFVAGQLADEFRVRLAERAEEALRMAALEAPALVVSDLMMPDRSGTDLLRDLRRDPRLRGVPVILVTAKADLQSKIENLQQGADDYLAKPFSVAELRARIRSLLERRKLAVELAEKNEYLAKLNFDLVLSKRQVFLETMEAFAVAVEAKDPYTHGHSRRVSLLSESVAHELGVSDADRETIRIAGILHDVGKIGTPEAVLVKPGKVTSAEYEIFKRHAQMGWRIVSAVKELDGVARAILHHHERFDGAGYPHGLAGQEIPALSRVLAVCDAYDAMTSDRPYRAGIEHRLALDELLRCSGTQFDPECVQAFLRLYEEAAPRFPEFPSALRELATSRDCLPGEGR
- a CDS encoding isoprenylcysteine carboxylmethyltransferase family protein, with protein sequence MSDLRLVALAALAGVAATFLGGVRRVFRRPEGPHRYRASLVSGLVLASEAAAIAAGPVPPARLAGALALLGASLGLFFWAARVNRERPLLLAFAAHVPEHLQTRGPYALVRHPFYASYLLAFAGGLVAAGNPWLLAPIALGALTYWRAATREERGFAASALAQAHQEYAARVGMFVPRLPLPRDRG
- a CDS encoding GNAT family N-acetyltransferase yields the protein MRSLNTPLYHPPRSAPELPRGRFDGLEGATARVHPLAARDPVHGAISPADVRPGDPISAQVRVAGRAGELAAQVWRLSPLGVELVRSPALGTVAPGDELDVTLRVGASTTTFAALRVAALRSDRGREILAVRWSEPADPEPSPEEKRGASRFPCEREWLPTGVAASAVRYDDRIHFRIVDISRDGMQLVTSLRNKFLIPGVEFSGTCTFPTMGQAEVRFQVVHARVAQHGAKRSLALGVTWSVEEPGARELVGQYLLQFGPGASVQQLRETGFHVRSSSRAMDFGAVRSEEEYREVLALRRLAYVHAGKAGPEATDEQMADALDARSRILVAKYRGRIVATVRLLFPPTPDSPLKHQDYVTLPPGTPPHDEIVELSKFCTHPEFRGSDLFYTLVKHCALTTLQSGRRYAVMSCTDELVKAYGRVGFRPLGASYVHPTMRLEHHLMMAEVARVVSGKHVNPVVWNLMGGWELWSFSRLCGVAPESRLLEARVAVWRLFGPLARAAAAFHVRRKGARGWRR
- a CDS encoding 3-phosphoglycerate dehydrogenase family protein produces the protein MKILVADAFPTERLADFQALGLEVAHRPDVAVQELAAAARDAAILVVRSKQVQADVFDAAPGLSLVVRAGAGVNTIDVAAASRRGVYVANCPGQNSIAVAELAIGLVVALDRRIPDNVALLRAGKWDKKTFSEAQGLYGRTLGVAGVGSIGREVARRAQALGMRVVAWSRSLDDRQAKLLGVERAPDLAALARESDFLSLHLALSKETRGIVSREVLEALRPGAALVNTARAEIVDQAALLELARAGRLRVGTDVFAGEPEKGKAEFDSELAKLPNVYGTHHIGASTAQAQDAIARETVRIVEAFVKSGEVPSCVNVARKTPARARLVVRHLDKVGVLANVLGAIREAGINVEGVENTIFEHHQAASCTIDLDERPPAPLLEHLRTRVGDVLFVGSFDL